A window of Malania oleifera isolate guangnan ecotype guangnan chromosome 2, ASM2987363v1, whole genome shotgun sequence genomic DNA:
atagttgctcaaaTGGGCCTTACCCCCACTCCTTAAGTGTCTCAGATTGTATTtcacgtgcctccaaaccaatcctattTCTCATGTCGTctgaccctatttggatccatctggcttagatgatccttattggcttGGTCaaacttggtcctccaactgttagcatatcaggagaattagcttcaaaCCTCAACTTTACGATGTCACTCACCTAGAGTTATAAAccattggctctgataccacttattagtACCTAGAGAGTGTTCATGAGGGCTTGATACACATAGATGAGCAcgaacttgacccaaaagcttaagcttatttGATTTTGgactcaaccatgtatataagtacccataATCTACTTAGTTTTCCAATGCTGGACAAACAAGCagaattttcaatattatcattAGACCTTTCTTTCATTGGAAAAAAGAATTGCCCATTTTGTGCCTCTCAGGGAGGATACAAACCCTTTTCTATCATCATTCGCTGCACTAGGGAGCATTTTTCCGCCTTCTCTTCATTCATTAGAATCCTGATACTTCTTTTCCCAAGTCATCTAGTCTCACCTTCCATTTGATACATTCATGCACTTTCAGAATGTTGAGCTTTATGTCTATAGTTTGTTGCAACATGATGCCATAAGGGCAACAAAATTGCATATTTTTTCGTTTGGAATCAATTAGAGACGCAATAACTTTGCTCAAAATAGCATCTAATATTTAAATAGATAGCTTTGTCTACGAATAGATGAAAAAAAAATGCTTATGGAATTGATGCCCCAAAACAAATCATTCCTTTGTATTATTATGATTGTATAGtaaattttttttcccatatGCTTTTTTTATTCACTGATTTACAGTGTATTTGAGAATTTGAAATCCCATTTTCATATCTACAGGATTGACTGCAATGGGCGACAATCCACTGCCATCTGTGGGGTGGCCTTTGACAGTAAGAAGCTTTATTAGATTCAGTCCATTTACTTTCATTTTGAGTTGTAAATGTTAATCTGATGTTTTTTTTAATCTTGTCAAGGGAGATGTGCAAATGGCacaacatttttcattttctcaACATCAAGAAGATTTAGCAAAACTCACCTTGGAGACATCATATCAACAAGGGTTGCCAGCACTCACATCAGAGACATTGTATCCTGCTggcaaccttttcaatttaagtgCACAAGAAATAGAAAGTGATGTTCGCACAGCCCTGAGAATAGATAATGTTGTGCCTAAAGAGGTATTCATCTCTGTGTGTATGTGTCTGCGTGCATCCGCACCCAACTTCCTTTTTAAggtgttatatttttatttttgatcgtCTTGTAGGGAATTACACAAATGCCACAACtgtgggcatcatcccaaaatcaacaAATGGTACCATCATCCACATCATGGACATTGAATTCCTCAGGAAATTTTTCTGATTTGAATGCTCTAGGAGTATACTCTTCGGTTCACATAGCATCCGGAGTGGATAATGTTTTGTTTGACCAGGTAGTAGGCCCCCATTAAATTTAAGTTGCAATCACACACTCAGCAAACACAATACACACATGGAAGGTTGCCATGTCCAGGTCCATGACTCTTCCCCCCAAAAAGAATAGAAATTCAAAGTGAGAAggaagtgttaaagcttgatgtaTATTGTTGATCCACAAcataacagcttaagcttttaggtaaaaagtggtaatctaacatggtatcagcgCCCGTCTCCAGGAGGTCTTGAGTTCTAATtttgttgcccgcatttattttgtggtatttaaaaaaaattattgtgttccctataatgggtgttatttatcatctctccacgtgctgttgggctgcatgtgtgggggagtgttaaagcttgatatatattgttgacccacaacctagcagcttaagcttttaggtaaagtggtaattgaACAGGAAGAAAAAAACTAAGGGATAGTCattaacttttactttttttacCTTTAGAATTTACATTTTATACTTGgccaatattattttattaatattctGTTACTTTTATTTATCACTATATTATGTGAGATTTATAACACATGAGAGAGACAAATCTAAACAGAAAGAAGCCCAATCTGGCAAACACTTCCTATAAACAGAATTAAGAAAGTATAAAAGCAAAATTCTAAATGTTAGCAAGGAACATAATTTTAGATTGTGCCAACCAGTATAACAAATTCAGATTGGAAGTGGGTTGTTGAATTCAAAATGGAgttaaattttatgaaatttgaatccatAAAAACAAAGCATGGTTTTTGTTTTAGAACCTTGAAATCTTGAAACTTGAAATCTTGAAATCTTGTATATGTAATTATGTATTTTTCCAGAAATATTGCTAATAGTATTTAACTAGATCTATTAGGGAACTTTCTTTTTTTGGTGTTTCTCCTTTCAGTGCATTATTTATATTTTGACAGGGATCTGCAGTAGTACCTCCTGGGATTGAGAATTATGTGTTAAACTCATTTCGGGTGTCAGAACAGCATCAGAATGAATTCAGTGACAGAATACCATTAATTGAGGTAGTTGGTAAAAGAGAGTTTGGTCCAGAAACTCTTTGAGTCTGTTGTGTCATTCGTTTAAATTCTTATGAGAATTatgagatttttcctattttcCGGATGCACTTAAATGCTGGTAATTGTGTGTTTTATTGCATGCTTCAATGGGATCAGGCTAGCAGAATGGGTACTAAGCCATCATATTCTCAATGTGGAAGTGGAGGCATACAAGGAGTTGCTAATTCTCCTGCAGAAGCTTCATCTCAATTTCAAATTCACAATTCCTTCCCTCATAATGCCAATCCATCTTCTTCTTATGCATATGACAGTGAAAATGAAGCATGCAGTTCCATTGGCAACCTGCAAAAATGCTCTGCAGCTTCCAAATGCAAATTCTCTGAAAGGTGAACATCTAGGAGTTTGACTGATGTACGTTCTCTGAAAAATGCAGTTTCATATGGCACTATTAATCTGGTTTTTGGAAGACAATTGAACATGATAGAGACATTTTTCTATCATTATGAGACACCTTGCGATACA
This region includes:
- the LOC131147732 gene encoding transcriptional activator FLO8-like isoform X1, with the translated sequence MADSGNWWNSRLMFERYLYDYLKKRNLHQVAEIFRRETDIQIDPTARPSIDVPDGFLHEWWSTFYDMFNAMQSNNHENNQALDRMVAENLMEIGQQSNASLQNYESNDQMIMHPTVRADSGLTAMGDNPLPSVGWPLTGDVQMAQHFSFSQHQEDLAKLTLETSYQQGLPALTSETLYPAGNLFNLSAQEIESDVRTALRIDNVVPKEGITQMPQLWASSQNQQMVPSSTSWTLNSSGNFSDLNALGVYSSVHIASGVDNVLFDQGSAVVPPGIENYVLNSFRVSEQHQNEFSDRIPLIEASRMGTKPSYSQCGSGGIQGVANSPAEASSQFQIHNSFPHNANPSSSYAYDSENEACSSIGNLQKCSAASKCKFSERWDTFRRLSSQLHFPRS
- the LOC131147732 gene encoding transcriptional activator FLO8-like isoform X2, with protein sequence MADSGNWWNSRLMFERYLYDYLKKRNLHQVAEIFRRETDIQIDPTARPSIDVPDGFLHEWWSTFYDMFNAMQSNNHENNQALDRMAENLMEIGQQSNASLQNYESNDQMIMHPTVRADSGLTAMGDNPLPSVGWPLTGDVQMAQHFSFSQHQEDLAKLTLETSYQQGLPALTSETLYPAGNLFNLSAQEIESDVRTALRIDNVVPKEGITQMPQLWASSQNQQMVPSSTSWTLNSSGNFSDLNALGVYSSVHIASGVDNVLFDQGSAVVPPGIENYVLNSFRVSEQHQNEFSDRIPLIEASRMGTKPSYSQCGSGGIQGVANSPAEASSQFQIHNSFPHNANPSSSYAYDSENEACSSIGNLQKCSAASKCKFSERWDTFRRLSSQLHFPRS
- the LOC131147732 gene encoding uncharacterized protein LOC131147732 isoform X4, translating into MADSGNWWNSRLMFERYLYDYLKKRNLHQVAEIFRRETDIQIDPTARPSIDVPDGFLHEWWSTFYDMFNAMQSNNHENNQALDRMAENLMEIGQQSNASLQNYESNDQMIMHPTVRADSGLTAMGDNPLPSVGWPLTGDVQMAQHFSFSQHQEDLAKLTLETSYQQGLPALTSETLYPAGNLFNLSAQEIESDVRTALRIDNVVPKEGSAVVPPGIENYVLNSFRVSEQHQNEFSDRIPLIEASRMGTKPSYSQCGSGGIQGVANSPAEASSQFQIHNSFPHNANPSSSYAYDSENEACSSIGNLQKCSAASKCKFSERWDTFRRLSSQLHFPRS
- the LOC131147732 gene encoding uncharacterized protein LOC131147732 isoform X3, with amino-acid sequence MADSGNWWNSRLMFERYLYDYLKKRNLHQVAEIFRRETDIQIDPTARPSIDVPDGFLHEWWSTFYDMFNAMQSNNHENNQALDRMVAENLMEIGQQSNASLQNYESNDQMIMHPTVRADSGLTAMGDNPLPSVGWPLTGDVQMAQHFSFSQHQEDLAKLTLETSYQQGLPALTSETLYPAGNLFNLSAQEIESDVRTALRIDNVVPKEGSAVVPPGIENYVLNSFRVSEQHQNEFSDRIPLIEASRMGTKPSYSQCGSGGIQGVANSPAEASSQFQIHNSFPHNANPSSSYAYDSENEACSSIGNLQKCSAASKCKFSERWDTFRRLSSQLHFPRS